In the genome of Helicovermis profundi, the window AGTAACATTGATAAAATTGCTATCACTTCAACTATTGATGAAGAAGGTAAAAATTTTTCTATGCTAATGGATTCAACAATATATGCAATTGATCCTAGTAGTGATAAAGAAATTGTAAATTTTAATTATGACGAGAATTTATCAAATGAAACAGCAATTGTAATAATAGAAATTTACAAGCATAATGGAAATTGGAAACTTCAATCGATTGGAAAAGGGTTTAATGGTGGTTTAGAAGCACTATGTAATAATTATGGTGTTGATACTAAGTAAAAAGGTGAGGTAAAATGTTTAATTTTATAAATAATATATATATAGCAATAGTAGTGATAATAATTATGTCTTGGATAGTGAGTGTAGCATCGGATAAATTGGGTGATGTTCTCCATGTATTAGGTATAAAACTTAATATACCAACAACTGTAAGGGGGGCAACATTTGATGCGATTGCATCTTCTTTTCCTGAATTTGCAACAGCAATGATTGCTGTTCTTATTTACAAGGAATTTACTGATGTTGGAGTTCCAACAATAGCAGGTTCAGGTATTTTTAATGTGTTACTTATACCGATGTTTAGTATTATAGCATTTAAAGGTGCTTTAGCACTTAAAGTTGATAAAAAAAATATATATAGAGATATGTTTTTTTATATTTTAGCATTAACAGTATTAGGTTCATTTATGTTTCTAGGACAATTTACTTATATAACAGGATTAGTTTTGTTACTAGTTTATGTGGGATATATAGTTTTTCTACATAGGCAAACTTTGGAACATAGAGCAAATGGTAATTCAGTTGAAGAAGAAGAAGATGATGACGATGACGATATGAGTTACTTTGCAATACTAGGTTGGATTATCGTAACCATGGCATTTGTTTGGATAAGTGTTGACGCAATTATTGCTTCAGCAGGTGTGGTTGCTCTTACTTTTGGCATACCTAAATTTATTACATCTGTTATTATCATTGCAGCAGCAACTTCAATACCAGATACCCTTTTATCAGTAAAATCAGCTAAAAAAGGTGATGCAGATGGTGCTATATCGAATGCTGTTGGATCAAATATTTTTGATATTTGTATATGCTTAGGTTTTCCTATGTTAATTGCTGGTAGAGCTATTCCAGTTGAATTTGCAAGGAATATTGGAATGTTAATATTTCTAGTGGTTTCTATGTTAGTTACTGGTGGGATATTACTTAAAAAATCGGGTGTGAAAAAACATGATGTTTATATTATGGGAACTTCATATTTTGCATTTTTAGTCTATATTGTTGGTATTGCGTTAGGAAAATGGGGTTAATGTAACTTCATTTTAATATAATATAATAAATGAAAGGTGGTGAGTCTCATAGAGAGAATCTCTATGAGGATATTATGGCTGTAAGTTTAAAAAAAGGACAAAAGGTTGATTTAACAAAAGGAAATCCAGGTTTATCTAAAATTGTTGTAGGGCTTGGCTGGGATACTAATAAATATGATGGCGGAAAAGATTTTGATTTAGATGCTGCGGCATTTTTAACAAATGAAAGTGGCAAAGTGAATGCTGATGGTGATTTTGTATTTTTTAATAATTTGAAGCATGCATCTGATTCAGTTATACATCTTGGTGATAATTTAACTGGAGAAGGTGAAGGTGATGATGAGCAAATTAAGGTAGAACTTTCAAAAGTACCTTCTGGTGTTGATAAAATATCATTTACTGTTACAATTTTTGAGGGAGCTGAGAGAGGACAAAATTTTGGTCAAATTTCAAATGCATTTATAAGAATAGTAAATGAAACAACAAATGAAGAACTTATTAGATATGATTTAAGTGAAGACTATAGTATTGAAACAGCAGTAGTCGTTGGTGAACTTTATAGACACGGATCAGAGTGGAAATTTGCTGCTACTGGTGCTGGTTTCGAAGGTGGATTAGCTGCACTTTGTGGAAATTTTGGAATAAATATTTAGTAAGGAGGATTTTATGTCAATTTCACTTGTAAAAGGACAAAAGATAGATTTAACTAAAGGTAATGACTTAAAAAGAGGAGTTATTGGACTTGGCTGGGATATTAATAATTATGATGGTGGCGATGAATTTGATTTAGATGCTTCTGCATTTTTAGTAAGTACTAGTGGAAAAGCTGAAAACGATTTAGACTTTATTTTTTATAATAATTTAAAACATCCTAGCGGATCTGTTATTCATACTGGTGACAATAGAACTGGAGAAGGTGAAGGAGATGATGAGCAAATTATCATTGAATTCGCAAAAATTCCTACTCAAATAGATAGAATAGCAATAACTGTTACTATTCATGATGCGGTTAATAGAAAACAAAATTTTGGTCAAGTTTCAAATGCTTTTGTTAGAGTGTTTAATGAAGAATCAAATGAAGAATTATTAAGATATGATTTAACAGAAGATTATAGTGTTGAAACTGCTATGGTTGTATGTGAATTGTATAGACACGGAGATGAATGGAAATTTAATGCAATCGGTAGTGGATTCCAAGGCGGACTTGGAGCTTTATGTAGAAATTACGGTTTAGATGCTTAAAAGGTTTAAACTTAGGAGGTATATTAATGAGTATTAGTTTAGTAAAAGGGCAGAAAATTGATTTAACAAAAGGAAGTAATGGTCTTTCAGAATTATTGGTTGGACTTGGATGGGATCCTGTTGAAAACAAATCATCTGGCGGTTTATTTGGATCACTTTTTTCAAGCAAACAAGCTGAAATTGATTGCGATGCATCGGTTCTTATGCTTAATTCAAATGAAAAACTAGAAAACAAATTTGATTTAGTTTATTATGGAAATCTTAGAAGCAAAGATGATAGTGTTATTCATAAAGGTGATAATTTGACTGGTGGCGGTGAAGGTGATGATGAACAAGTCATGGTAGACCTTAAAAGAGTACCAGACAGAATAAAAAAACTAGTGTTTGTTGTTAATATTTACGATTGTCAAAAAAGAAACCAAGATTTTGGAATGATAAAAAATGCATTTATTAGAGTAGTTGATTTAAAAGGCAATAAAGAACTTTTAAAATTTAATTTAACAGAGGATTATAATGGAAAAACTTCTTTGCTTGTTGGAGAAATGTACAGAGACGCTTCTAATGAGTGGAAATTTAATGCTATTGGACAAGGTACAAATGATAAATCGCTAACGGAAATCGTAAATATATATAAGTAATAAATATATTAGCAATTAGTTTTATTAAAACCAGCTAAGAATTATTCTTAGCTGGTTTTAAATAATAATGATAGGAGGTGATAATTTTGAAACATTTTAATTACATAGAAAACGAAGGTATTAAAGAACTATTTTACAAATCGCCTACAAATATAACGATGAATTCAATTAAAACTACTCTTGAATATGCACTTGGTGCAACTTTGTATATGCCGGCAACAAGGAAAAATATTGATGATATGCTAGTAGAAAATAAATATCCAGAACTTTCTAGTCTTGTAATATGTTTAGAAGATGCCATTGGTGACAATGAAATAGAAATAGCAGAAAAAAATTTGATAAGAGTATTAGAGAATATTTTCATAGCTATTGAAAGTAATAAATATGATAGGGGAAAGTTACCATTACTATTTATTAGAGTAAGAAATAGTGAACATCTAATAAGCCTTTCAAAAAAAATTGAGTTATATAGTGAAATTATAGTGGGTTTTGTGTTTCCAAAGTTCGATAATATTTCTGGCGTTTCTTATTTGAAAGCTTTAAATATTGTAAATAAAAAACTTATAAAAAAGTACTATTTTATGCCTGTTTTAGAAACAGAAAATATTATTTATATAGAAAAAAGATTAGAAAATTTAGATGAAATATCTAAACTATTAATAAAAAATAGTGAATTTTTACTAAATGTTCGAATTGGAGCAACTGATTTTTCTTCGCTATTTGGATTAAGAAGAAGTAAGGATTTTACTATTTACGATATTAGTATTATTAGAGATTGTATTTCTGATATTCTAAATTTCTTTACTAGAAAAGATACAGAATACGTTGTTTCAGGGGCTGTTTGGGAGTACTTTAATAATAACGAAAGAATTCTTAAGCCACTACTTAGAAATACACTTTTTAATGAACATTTAGGAGAAGAAGGTAAACTAATAAGAACAAATTTAATTAAGAACAATTTAGATGCACTTATTAGAGAAATTCTTTTGGATAGAGAGAATGGTATTATTGGTAAAACAGTAATACACCCGAGTCATATTTCTCTTGTTAATTCCTTGTATGTTGTTACTAAAGAAGAGTATTTAGATGCAAAATGTATAATTAATGAATCAAGTAATGGTGTTATAAAAAGTAAATACAATAATAAAATGAATGAAATTAAACCGCATGAAAGATGGGCTAGAAGAATAATAAAAAGATCAGAAATATATGGAGTATTTAATGAAGGATATGATTTTGTATCACTTTTATCGTATAGGAGGAAAATTTGAAAAAGAAAGTAGAAAACCATTACCTTATGAATTTGAATATTGATTCAAATGTACTTGGTATTGATGAGGGAGAAATTTTTTCTTTTGCAACAAGAAATAACGAAAAACGGAGATTTCTTTTTGTTTCAAAGTTACTAGGTAAACATTTATCAGTTAAACCGACTATAGCAATTTTATCAGGAAAATTATTAGCTTTATTATACGCAAAAGTAAGTTGCAATTGTA includes:
- a CDS encoding HpcH/HpaI aldolase/citrate lyase family protein, giving the protein MKHFNYIENEGIKELFYKSPTNITMNSIKTTLEYALGATLYMPATRKNIDDMLVENKYPELSSLVICLEDAIGDNEIEIAEKNLIRVLENIFIAIESNKYDRGKLPLLFIRVRNSEHLISLSKKIELYSEIIVGFVFPKFDNISGVSYLKALNIVNKKLIKKYYFMPVLETENIIYIEKRLENLDEISKLLIKNSEFLLNVRIGATDFSSLFGLRRSKDFTIYDISIIRDCISDILNFFTRKDTEYVVSGAVWEYFNNNERILKPLLRNTLFNEHLGEEGKLIRTNLIKNNLDALIREILLDRENGIIGKTVIHPSHISLVNSLYVVTKEEYLDAKCIINESSNGVIKSKYNNKMNEIKPHERWARRIIKRSEIYGVFNEGYDFVSLLSYRRKI
- a CDS encoding TerD family protein; protein product: MAVSLKKGQKVDLTKGNPGLSKIVVGLGWDTNKYDGGKDFDLDAAAFLTNESGKVNADGDFVFFNNLKHASDSVIHLGDNLTGEGEGDDEQIKVELSKVPSGVDKISFTVTIFEGAERGQNFGQISNAFIRIVNETTNEELIRYDLSEDYSIETAVVVGELYRHGSEWKFAATGAGFEGGLAALCGNFGINI
- a CDS encoding TerD family protein, with protein sequence MSISLVKGQKIDLTKGNDLKRGVIGLGWDINNYDGGDEFDLDASAFLVSTSGKAENDLDFIFYNNLKHPSGSVIHTGDNRTGEGEGDDEQIIIEFAKIPTQIDRIAITVTIHDAVNRKQNFGQVSNAFVRVFNEESNEELLRYDLTEDYSVETAMVVCELYRHGDEWKFNAIGSGFQGGLGALCRNYGLDA
- a CDS encoding sodium:calcium antiporter, translated to MFNFINNIYIAIVVIIIMSWIVSVASDKLGDVLHVLGIKLNIPTTVRGATFDAIASSFPEFATAMIAVLIYKEFTDVGVPTIAGSGIFNVLLIPMFSIIAFKGALALKVDKKNIYRDMFFYILALTVLGSFMFLGQFTYITGLVLLLVYVGYIVFLHRQTLEHRANGNSVEEEEDDDDDDMSYFAILGWIIVTMAFVWISVDAIIASAGVVALTFGIPKFITSVIIIAAATSIPDTLLSVKSAKKGDADGAISNAVGSNIFDICICLGFPMLIAGRAIPVEFARNIGMLIFLVVSMLVTGGILLKKSGVKKHDVYIMGTSYFAFLVYIVGIALGKWG
- a CDS encoding TerD family protein, whose translation is MSISLVKGQKIDLTKGSNGLSELLVGLGWDPVENKSSGGLFGSLFSSKQAEIDCDASVLMLNSNEKLENKFDLVYYGNLRSKDDSVIHKGDNLTGGGEGDDEQVMVDLKRVPDRIKKLVFVVNIYDCQKRNQDFGMIKNAFIRVVDLKGNKELLKFNLTEDYNGKTSLLVGEMYRDASNEWKFNAIGQGTNDKSLTEIVNIYK